One stretch of Microcoleus sp. FACHB-672 DNA includes these proteins:
- a CDS encoding ZIP family metal transporter: protein MFEISKDIPVVYLGLIGSLFAGLATGIGAIPIFLIPNITKRIQGMMMGFGAGVMLAATSFSLIIPAIEAASDNTGNRTHAATIVVIGILLGGVFLLYSNQYLPHEHFFKGHEGADNNNLKRVWLFVIAIAIHNFPEGLAVGVGFGGGNVANGIALATGIGLQNLPEGLVVALALLGERYSKRNAFLIALFTGLVEPIGGVIGAGVVSLAQFFMPWAMAFAAGAMLFVISDEIIPESHQLGFEKEATFGVMIGFVVMMFLDVTLGSG from the coding sequence ATGTTTGAAATCTCTAAGGATATTCCCGTTGTTTATCTAGGCTTAATTGGCAGCCTGTTTGCTGGCTTGGCAACGGGGATTGGGGCAATTCCTATTTTTTTGATTCCTAATATAACAAAAAGAATTCAAGGAATGATGATGGGGTTTGGAGCTGGCGTGATGCTAGCTGCCACCTCATTTTCGCTAATTATTCCGGCAATAGAAGCAGCTTCAGATAACACCGGGAATCGGACTCATGCTGCTACGATTGTAGTAATAGGGATTCTTTTAGGCGGCGTTTTTTTATTATATAGCAATCAATATCTTCCCCACGAACACTTTTTTAAAGGGCATGAAGGAGCTGATAATAATAATTTAAAAAGAGTTTGGCTATTTGTGATCGCAATTGCGATTCATAACTTTCCCGAAGGATTAGCCGTGGGTGTCGGATTTGGTGGGGGAAATGTTGCCAATGGCATCGCCTTAGCCACCGGCATCGGGTTGCAAAACTTACCAGAAGGGCTTGTCGTCGCTTTAGCCTTGCTGGGTGAAAGATATTCTAAACGGAATGCTTTCTTAATTGCGCTGTTTACCGGCTTAGTTGAACCCATCGGCGGCGTGATTGGGGCGGGAGTGGTTTCTCTGGCCCAATTTTTTATGCCTTGGGCAATGGCGTTTGCTGCCGGTGCAATGCTATTTGTGATTAGCGATGAAATTATCCCCGAATCTCACCAATTGGGTTTTGAAAAAGAGGCAACCTTTGGGGTGATGATCGGTTTTGTGGTGATGATGTTTTTGGATGTCACCTTGGGGAGTGGCTAA
- a CDS encoding mechanosensitive ion channel family protein, which produces MDLQASVSAAWTKIQGMISGTITMLPNVILALIVFTLFFFAARTIRTLVRRLTSRHRQARNLGLVLGRLAQGTVILVGLFVALSIVVPSFKAGDLVQLLGISGVAVGFAFRDILQNFLAGILILLTEPFQIEDQIVFKDFEGTVENIQTRATIIRTYDGRRIVIPNAELFTNSVTVNTAFEKRRNEYDVGIGYGDDIDRAKQLILEALYSVDGVLHDPAPDALVMELAESTVNIRARWWIKPPRRADSLDSRDQVLIAIKNKLVANGIDLPFPTQQILFHDQTEETDGDRARQREGWPAGNNEVPKPRSIGGSLRKLAEMRSQRDGNGGE; this is translated from the coding sequence ATGGATCTGCAAGCATCAGTATCAGCAGCCTGGACGAAAATTCAGGGGATGATCTCCGGCACGATTACGATGCTGCCAAATGTGATCTTGGCTTTAATCGTCTTTACGTTGTTCTTTTTTGCAGCAAGGACGATCAGAACCCTTGTCAGGCGTCTGACGAGCCGGCACCGGCAAGCGAGGAATTTAGGGCTGGTTCTGGGACGTTTAGCCCAAGGGACTGTCATTTTAGTCGGCTTATTTGTCGCTTTATCGATTGTTGTTCCTTCATTTAAGGCAGGAGATTTAGTTCAACTGTTGGGGATCAGTGGGGTAGCGGTTGGATTTGCTTTCCGCGATATTCTCCAAAATTTCCTCGCCGGCATCTTAATTCTTTTGACAGAACCGTTTCAAATTGAAGACCAAATCGTATTTAAAGATTTTGAAGGGACGGTTGAAAATATCCAGACACGCGCCACAATCATTAGAACTTACGATGGCCGTCGCATAGTGATTCCAAATGCTGAACTTTTCACGAATTCAGTAACCGTCAACACAGCATTTGAAAAACGGCGGAATGAATATGATGTTGGGATTGGATACGGGGATGATATTGATCGGGCGAAGCAACTCATATTGGAAGCACTCTACAGTGTGGATGGGGTTTTGCACGATCCCGCACCCGATGCCCTTGTAATGGAACTCGCAGAGAGTACGGTAAATATCCGCGCCCGGTGGTGGATAAAACCGCCGCGACGTGCGGATTCCCTTGATTCGCGAGATCAAGTTCTCATTGCGATTAAGAATAAGTTGGTTGCAAATGGCATCGATCTGCCCTTCCCAACGCAGCAAATTCTTTTCCACGATCAAACCGAAGAAACTGATGGTGATCGCGCTCGTCAGCGGGAAGGATGGCCGGCAGGAAACAATGAAGTCCCGAAACCGCGCAGCATCGGTGGTTCCCTCAGAAAGCTGGCTGAAATGCGTTCGCAACGAGATGGTAACGGTGGCGAATGA
- the dnaX gene encoding DNA polymerase III subunit gamma/tau, whose protein sequence is MSYEPLHHKYRPQTFGDLVGQDAIATTLSNAIRLDKIAPAYLFTGPRGTGKTSSARILAKSLNCLANNVPTDKPCGVCDVCRSVTNGSSLDVIEIDAASNTGVDNIRELIERAQFAPVQCRYKVYVIDECLTGDSLIQTREGLIRIDDPNIKGKEVLSYNEPLAVWEFKKVLRWLDQGEKPTLVIKTTNREIKCTGNHLIRTDLGWVAAAKLQSGMKILSPLACTSLTDWQNLNNVSLEPTFSAKIPELLPIGLRKGEINHQQNHTLTVTKSNTLAKKSWPTANNIQFVTNLETVETVTLGSVESVYDIEVEDNHNFVANELLAHNCHMLSTAAFNCLLKTLEEPPNTVVFVLATTDPQRVLPTIISRCQRFDFRRIPLEAMVGHLKYIAEKETININSDAITLVAQIAQGGLRDAESLLDQLSLLAPPVSVEKVWDLVGAVPERDLMTLLEAINNNNPAEVLDQTRHIMNRGREPLVLLQNFAGFYRDLLIAKTAPARNDLVAITPQTWKQMCEFVQSWEISNILAGQKHLRDSEVQLKHSTQPRLWLEVTLLGLLPAAFNSQPAPANPQPTAFAKASPLPQQQPPQAQIPQSPNPSPAPSQTPKPEMPVQLAQPQADPLPPPSSEATAQGYDPQEVWQAVLGNLQPLGTKELLRQHCRLISFDGTVARISISSNPLYKLAQGKMPNVEAAFLKLFNYKIKVTLEVAGANQTIAMPTQTESAGFNENIPPPAADNNTYQQPPAQPQRDFPSANSPATNNYQAAATQPPASVTNGFQTDASRLRQSPEDELESAVQILVKSFNGEEIEMSNKVENPTPAALNEDELIEFPMEEEDYEEDDDDIGF, encoded by the coding sequence ATGTCCTACGAACCTCTCCACCACAAATACAGACCCCAAACTTTTGGGGATCTAGTGGGTCAAGACGCCATCGCCACGACCCTCAGTAACGCTATTCGTCTTGATAAGATCGCGCCGGCATACTTATTTACCGGCCCAAGAGGCACCGGCAAAACCTCCAGCGCTCGGATTTTGGCCAAATCTCTTAACTGTTTGGCCAATAACGTCCCCACAGATAAGCCTTGCGGCGTTTGTGATGTGTGCCGGTCTGTAACCAACGGTTCATCTTTGGATGTGATAGAAATTGACGCAGCGAGTAACACTGGCGTTGATAATATCCGTGAATTGATTGAAAGAGCGCAATTTGCGCCCGTGCAGTGCCGGTATAAAGTTTATGTGATTGATGAATGCTTAACCGGCGACTCACTTATACAAACCCGCGAAGGTTTGATTCGCATTGATGATCCCAACATTAAAGGGAAAGAAGTTCTCAGTTATAACGAACCTTTAGCAGTTTGGGAATTCAAAAAAGTTTTGAGATGGTTAGACCAAGGAGAAAAGCCAACCTTGGTCATTAAAACAACCAACCGCGAAATTAAATGCACCGGCAATCACTTAATTCGGACTGATCTAGGATGGGTGGCAGCGGCTAAGTTGCAATCAGGGATGAAAATTCTGTCACCTTTAGCTTGCACAAGCTTAACAGATTGGCAGAATTTAAACAATGTAAGCTTAGAGCCGACGTTTTCAGCAAAAATACCTGAATTATTGCCAATTGGCTTACGGAAAGGAGAGATTAATCACCAACAAAATCATACTTTAACAGTAACAAAGTCTAATACATTAGCCAAAAAGAGTTGGCCGACTGCTAACAATATTCAATTTGTGACTAATTTGGAGACAGTCGAGACTGTAACCCTTGGTAGCGTAGAAAGTGTTTATGATATTGAAGTTGAAGACAATCATAACTTCGTGGCAAACGAGCTTTTAGCTCATAATTGCCATATGCTCAGCACGGCAGCATTTAATTGCTTACTCAAAACTTTAGAAGAACCGCCTAATACCGTTGTATTTGTCTTAGCAACCACCGACCCTCAACGGGTTTTACCAACGATTATTTCTCGGTGTCAGCGGTTTGACTTCCGCCGCATTCCGTTAGAGGCGATGGTGGGGCATTTAAAATACATTGCCGAAAAAGAAACGATTAATATAAATAGCGATGCGATAACCCTCGTTGCTCAAATCGCTCAAGGGGGATTAAGAGATGCGGAAAGCTTGCTCGATCAACTAAGTTTGCTCGCACCGCCGGTTAGCGTTGAAAAAGTTTGGGATTTAGTTGGCGCAGTGCCGGAACGAGATTTGATGACACTGCTAGAAGCGATTAATAATAATAACCCCGCAGAGGTTCTTGACCAAACCCGCCATATTATGAACCGGGGGCGAGAACCGTTAGTTTTACTGCAAAATTTTGCCGGCTTTTACCGGGATTTACTCATTGCTAAGACAGCGCCGGCGCGGAACGATTTAGTTGCCATAACACCCCAAACTTGGAAACAAATGTGTGAGTTTGTTCAAAGTTGGGAAATCAGCAACATATTAGCCGGCCAAAAACACCTGCGCGACAGCGAAGTGCAATTAAAACACAGCACCCAGCCGCGCCTGTGGTTAGAAGTCACGTTATTAGGATTATTACCGGCAGCCTTCAACAGCCAGCCGGCACCGGCAAACCCGCAGCCAACTGCCTTTGCTAAAGCTTCCCCGCTACCCCAACAGCAACCCCCACAAGCTCAAATCCCTCAATCCCCAAATCCCTCACCGGCACCTTCTCAGACACCGAAACCAGAGATGCCGGTACAGTTAGCCCAACCACAAGCCGATCCCCTTCCCCCACCTTCAAGCGAGGCAACTGCACAAGGGTACGATCCGCAAGAAGTTTGGCAAGCCGTATTGGGGAATCTACAACCACTCGGAACGAAAGAACTGCTGCGCCAGCATTGTCGATTGATCAGCTTTGACGGTACGGTTGCGCGGATTAGCATTAGTTCTAATCCCCTGTATAAGCTAGCGCAGGGAAAAATGCCGAATGTTGAAGCAGCTTTTTTAAAGCTTTTTAATTACAAGATCAAAGTAACTTTAGAAGTTGCCGGTGCCAACCAAACCATAGCAATGCCGACACAAACAGAATCGGCAGGTTTTAACGAGAATATTCCCCCGCCGGCAGCAGACAACAACACATATCAGCAGCCGCCGGCACAACCACAAAGAGACTTTCCCAGTGCCAATTCACCGGCAACGAATAATTACCAAGCTGCTGCAACACAACCGCCTGCATCTGTGACAAATGGCTTCCAGACGGATGCTTCTCGCTTGCGGCAGTCACCTGAAGATGAGTTAGAAAGTGCCGTTCAAATACTTGTTAAGTCGTTTAACGGAGAAGAGATTGAAATGAGCAATAAGGTGGAAAATCCCACACCGGCAGCTTTGAATGAGGATGAGTTAATTGAATTCCCAATGGAGGAAGAAGACTATGAAGAAGACGACGATGATATCGGTTTTTAA
- a CDS encoding tetratricopeptide repeat protein: MLKEMWQRFFGSEKREIVKSQPISAGMKPPPALEDADYQLLFTQLLEGVKRGWDRERVLKFFDDLGERGNLQLWAAWLRRYGERFLATPAPNPELARQLLGLGQMNCGDLADVAYELGSQLLARERGVPAPAAPNAPAAPPPDNAEAWWEQGNQQLGVGDVSGAIASYDQALQLDPELTAAWLNRGGALFYLERYEEAIACFEAAIKVEPHNPNTWYLRGLAFSALEQHEEELNSYEKALQVNPEFPAAWHNRGVALTKLNRYEEAVSCYQQALQLQPDLPQGWHSQGDALMALGRHEEALNAYNEAVAREPSEIETWFNRGLALSYLHRHEEALQSFDRVVSLAPDYGPAWVNRGVALTSLHRHQEAITSFDRALSVQPEDSVALAGREAARLLLEAEGDAPASEGPAWG, from the coding sequence ATGCTAAAGGAAATGTGGCAGCGGTTTTTTGGCAGTGAAAAAAGGGAAATTGTAAAATCTCAGCCTATATCAGCCGGAATGAAACCGCCACCGGCATTGGAGGATGCAGATTATCAACTGCTATTCACCCAATTGTTGGAAGGGGTAAAACGAGGTTGGGATCGCGAACGAGTGTTGAAGTTTTTTGACGATCTCGGAGAACGCGGCAACCTGCAACTGTGGGCGGCTTGGCTGCGGCGCTATGGCGAACGCTTTTTGGCCACGCCGGCACCGAATCCTGAGTTAGCCAGACAGTTACTCGGTTTAGGACAAATGAATTGCGGGGACTTGGCAGATGTGGCATACGAACTGGGCAGCCAGTTGCTGGCGCGAGAACGGGGGGTGCCGGCACCGGCTGCTCCTAATGCCCCTGCAGCGCCTCCACCAGACAATGCTGAAGCTTGGTGGGAGCAAGGAAATCAGCAATTAGGAGTTGGGGATGTGTCAGGGGCAATTGCCTCTTATGACCAAGCTTTGCAACTCGATCCAGAGTTAACAGCGGCTTGGTTGAACCGGGGCGGAGCGCTATTCTACTTGGAAAGGTACGAAGAAGCAATCGCCTGCTTTGAGGCTGCGATTAAGGTTGAGCCTCACAATCCTAACACTTGGTATTTGCGAGGTTTAGCGTTTTCGGCTTTAGAGCAGCACGAAGAGGAACTCAACTCTTATGAAAAAGCGCTGCAAGTGAATCCAGAGTTCCCAGCGGCTTGGCACAACCGAGGGGTGGCGCTGACCAAACTCAACCGCTATGAAGAGGCCGTCAGTTGCTATCAGCAAGCGCTGCAACTACAGCCCGACCTCCCCCAAGGGTGGCATAGCCAAGGCGATGCGCTGATGGCTTTAGGCCGGCATGAGGAGGCTCTCAACGCGTATAACGAAGCCGTTGCCAGGGAACCGAGTGAAATTGAAACTTGGTTTAACCGGGGGTTGGCGCTGAGTTACTTACACCGGCATGAGGAGGCGCTGCAATCGTTTGATCGAGTGGTCTCCCTTGCCCCAGATTACGGGCCGGCTTGGGTTAACCGAGGCGTTGCCCTCACCAGTTTGCACCGGCACCAGGAAGCGATCACCTCCTTTGACAGAGCGCTGAGCGTTCAGCCGGAGGACTCCGTCGCCTTGGCCGGTCGGGAGGCTGCCCGTCTGCTACTAGAAGCCGAGGGAGATGCACCGGCTTCTGAGGGGCCTGCCTGGGGGTAG
- a CDS encoding DUF2254 domain-containing protein: protein MNIKLSKLWDSLHSSYWFVPALMSGSAMVLAFAMLALDRAGKSGPVEQLAWIYTGGPEGARTLLSTVAGSMITVAGTAFSIVIVALTLASSQFGPRLLRNFMQDTGNQVVLGTFIGTFIYCLLVLRTIRGDDYNLFVPQIAVTFGIVLAIASIGVLIYFIHHASTSIQSWHVIGEVSKELNHAIDHLFPQKIGQGKPEQKQQWVDEIPVNFDKEASPVLATKSGYLQAVDDKRLMKIAKSNNLLLRLKYRPGKFIVQDSKLVMVWPGERMNEKLYRQIEEAFILGLQRTEQQDVEFCINQLVEIALRAISPGINDPFTAIQCIDQLSAALCRLAQRDFPSPYRYDDEHNLKLIANSVTFPGLTDDAFNQIRQYGGSDVAVTIRLLEAIAAIAQYTRNRKDREALLHHATMIERGSQTLSEEHDRKDVEEQYLATVKLLSNPSN, encoded by the coding sequence ATGAATATCAAGCTGAGCAAGCTTTGGGATTCGCTGCACTCTAGCTACTGGTTTGTACCGGCACTCATGTCAGGCAGTGCAATGGTGCTGGCGTTTGCGATGCTGGCGCTTGATCGGGCCGGCAAATCTGGCCCAGTTGAACAGCTCGCCTGGATCTATACCGGCGGCCCAGAAGGGGCGCGGACACTGCTTTCAACGGTTGCCGGTTCGATGATCACCGTTGCCGGTACTGCCTTCTCAATCGTCATCGTCGCCCTCACTCTGGCTTCTTCACAGTTTGGCCCGCGACTGCTACGAAACTTCATGCAGGACACCGGCAATCAAGTTGTGCTGGGCACATTTATCGGCACCTTTATTTACTGCTTACTTGTCCTGCGAACCATCAGGGGCGATGATTACAACCTATTTGTCCCGCAGATAGCCGTGACATTCGGCATCGTGTTAGCGATCGCCAGCATTGGGGTGTTAATCTACTTTATCCATCACGCCTCAACCTCTATTCAGTCGTGGCACGTGATCGGGGAAGTGAGTAAAGAATTAAACCATGCCATCGACCACTTATTTCCCCAAAAGATCGGACAGGGAAAACCAGAGCAAAAGCAGCAATGGGTTGACGAAATTCCGGTGAATTTTGATAAAGAAGCGTCGCCGGTTCTGGCAACTAAGAGTGGTTATTTGCAGGCGGTTGATGACAAGCGATTGATGAAAATTGCCAAGTCAAACAACCTTCTGCTGCGTCTCAAATACCGTCCTGGCAAGTTTATTGTGCAAGACAGCAAACTGGTGATGGTTTGGCCTGGGGAACGAATGAATGAAAAACTTTACCGGCAAATCGAGGAAGCATTTATTTTGGGTTTGCAGCGCACTGAGCAGCAGGATGTAGAATTTTGCATTAACCAATTGGTCGAGATTGCACTTCGGGCGATTTCCCCCGGCATCAACGATCCGTTTACGGCAATTCAGTGTATTGACCAGCTTAGCGCCGCGCTGTGCCGGCTGGCTCAAAGAGATTTCCCCTCGCCTTATCGCTACGATGACGAGCACAACCTAAAGCTGATCGCCAATTCCGTGACATTTCCGGGGCTAACTGATGACGCTTTTAACCAGATCCGGCAGTACGGGGGATCGGATGTGGCAGTAACAATCCGCTTACTAGAAGCAATTGCAGCGATCGCACAGTACACTCGCAACCGCAAGGATCGTGAGGCACTTTTGCATCATGCAACCATGATTGAGCGCGGCAGCCAAACGTTATCTGAGGAACATGATCGCAAGGATGTTGAGGAACAATACTTGGCGACGGTGAAATTGCTCTCTAATCCATCAAATTAA
- the rnhA gene encoding ribonuclease HI, translating into MSSSKIQSIYTDGACTGNPGPGGWGVVVCYADGSTHELGGGDSQTTNNRMEMQAAVAALEFLTIASQDEPITLYTDSEYLKNGITQWIKGWKKKGWKTSTGKPVLNQDIWEVLDKLNCRQVNWQHVRGHSGNFYNDRCDTIARAYAAGKPASLQQMPVKQLISSAATNGGDTIAPTYAADKPASVQQMPVKQVISSAATNDFGNKTIQSSSVPSDLSTSDVAMTDSTAPFAADSTETHLPSEFRVSQLRDLVETLRIADEIAEKRYLITSSELADLMDVNASAVTSRGDNWVWRNWIVSRVRREGNQILWQLERVD; encoded by the coding sequence ATGTCTTCTAGCAAAATCCAAAGTATTTACACCGATGGCGCGTGCACCGGCAACCCCGGCCCAGGCGGCTGGGGAGTCGTTGTTTGCTACGCTGATGGTTCCACCCATGAACTCGGCGGGGGCGACTCCCAAACCACCAACAACCGCATGGAAATGCAAGCCGCCGTTGCTGCCTTAGAATTCCTCACAATTGCCAGTCAAGATGAACCCATCACTCTCTACACCGACAGCGAATACCTGAAAAACGGCATCACCCAATGGATTAAAGGCTGGAAAAAGAAAGGCTGGAAAACCTCCACCGGCAAACCCGTCCTCAATCAAGACATTTGGGAAGTGCTCGACAAACTCAACTGCCGGCAAGTCAACTGGCAACACGTCCGAGGACACTCCGGCAACTTTTACAATGATCGCTGCGACACCATTGCCCGCGCCTACGCTGCAGGTAAACCCGCTTCCTTGCAACAGATGCCGGTGAAACAGCTCATTAGTTCAGCCGCAACGAACGGCGGCGACACCATCGCCCCCACCTATGCTGCCGATAAACCCGCTTCTGTGCAACAGATGCCGGTGAAACAGGTAATTAGTTCAGCAGCAACTAACGATTTTGGAAACAAAACGATACAATCCAGTTCAGTACCCTCTGACCTTTCGACATCGGATGTTGCCATGACGGACTCGACTGCCCCTTTTGCTGCTGACTCCACCGAAACCCACTTACCTAGCGAATTCAGAGTCTCTCAACTGCGGGACTTAGTAGAAACCCTAAGGATCGCCGATGAAATCGCTGAGAAACGCTACCTAATCACCAGTTCCGAACTTGCCGACTTAATGGATGTCAACGCCAGCGCCGTTACCAGTCGAGGAGACAACTGGGTGTGGCGAAACTGGATTGTCTCACGAGTGCGGCGTGAGGGTAACCAAATCCTCTGGCAGCTAGAACGAGTGGACTAA